In Sphingomonas sp., a single window of DNA contains:
- a CDS encoding serine hydrolase domain-containing protein: MRQPFTLVPLNLRTISRVSATLRRTFLATTLPFLLIGTDASAQSDAQLTTILAAAKQGTRSPSMGAALIRDGKVVASAVTGVRRTDRAGDTQIGDRWIIGSTGKPQTAAMIARLVDRGVLTWSMPLSAMLPELADQMRPEYRSVTLVQLLSHHAGLPENVGDMPFIESFLRDRRPLNVQRLAYVARALREPPAYVPGSDFGYSNSGFLIAAAIAERATGKTYETLMRREVFRPLGMSTAGFGATPAGQPTGHEADKPVGPSNSAMFAPAGNLHMSVGDWARFCVDQLAGAKGKGKLLSPASYRVMQTAQPNGPTGLDWGVQASIAGRKGPVLVHSGSDGYWFAYAVLFPASGNGVLVIDNASQKMGGDAAGMAALKEILPTLAPAN, from the coding sequence ATGCGCCAACCGTTCACCTTGGTACCGTTGAACCTGCGAACGATATCACGCGTCTCGGCGACGCTACGCCGCACATTCCTTGCCACGACATTGCCCTTCCTGCTGATTGGCACCGACGCGTCGGCGCAGTCGGACGCGCAACTCACAACTATCCTGGCAGCCGCGAAGCAGGGAACGCGATCCCCGTCGATGGGCGCTGCCCTCATTCGCGACGGCAAGGTCGTAGCCTCAGCCGTGACCGGCGTGCGTCGAACCGATCGAGCCGGTGATACACAGATCGGCGATCGCTGGATCATCGGGTCGACCGGTAAACCACAAACGGCTGCGATGATCGCTCGCCTCGTCGATCGCGGAGTCCTGACGTGGAGCATGCCCCTATCTGCGATGTTGCCAGAACTCGCCGATCAGATGCGGCCGGAGTACCGGTCCGTGACGCTGGTCCAATTGCTTTCGCATCATGCCGGGCTACCCGAAAACGTCGGCGACATGCCATTTATCGAGAGCTTCCTGAGGGACAGGCGACCGCTCAACGTGCAGCGCCTCGCCTACGTTGCTCGCGCTCTGCGGGAGCCTCCGGCATATGTACCTGGGAGTGATTTTGGATACAGCAATAGCGGTTTCCTCATTGCTGCAGCCATTGCCGAGCGTGCTACTGGCAAGACGTACGAAACCCTGATGCGCCGCGAGGTTTTTCGGCCACTTGGCATGTCCACCGCTGGCTTTGGCGCGACTCCCGCCGGACAGCCCACAGGTCATGAGGCGGACAAGCCAGTCGGGCCCAGCAACTCGGCTATGTTCGCCCCCGCCGGCAACCTTCACATGTCGGTGGGAGATTGGGCGAGGTTTTGCGTGGATCAACTCGCAGGAGCGAAGGGCAAGGGCAAGCTCCTTTCTCCAGCCTCGTATCGGGTGATGCAGACCGCACAGCCTAACGGCCCCACCGGCCTCGACTGGGGTGTTCAGGCTTCTATCGCTGGTAGGAAAGGCCCCGTGCTCGTTCACAGTGGATCTGACGGCTATTGGTTCGCTTATGCGGTCCTCTTTCCCGCAAGTGGCAACGGCGTGCTTGTAATCGATAACGCGTCACAAAAAATGGGGGGCGATGCCGCTGGGATGGCCGCACTCAAGGAGATACTCCCAACATTGGCGCCAGCCAATTAG
- a CDS encoding EAL domain-containing protein: protein MCAEELIPAGGQRDTDIQMSRYERMLASSDTAAVCAGSDNLIISWNSGAEKLFGFAESQVLGRPLSLIIPPKHRAAHDAGLARAARSGEARLAGHWVEIIAQHADGREFPVDLALSMWFESGQPMFGALLRDVTDRYDAKRRLEHLAHCDTLTALPNRNALYAKLASTNRQSPCALVLLDLDGFKHVNDTLGHSVGDLLLAQVALRLSRLTPAEGYLARLGGDEFAVLLPECEDPLVVDAVASGFIRDLQAPFELADQSVFVGASIGIAMSSDKPFAVDQLISRADMALYSAKGEGGNRRTFFTKNMQTDAERRHRLSVELRHALANREFQLLYQPQVSLLTKEVTGAEALLRWRHPTHGLLLPSEFIGLLEESIAAEEVGDWVIREACGAAAEWKRLAGRDVQVGVNLFSAQLRSGRLFDVVSSAIKDQLLSSKQLELEITETTVLSYNSQSTKALRQLKKLGVGIAFDDFGTGFASLSLLQKYPLTRLKIDRSFVARIHRKTGDAAIVGAIIQMAKAFGLSVIAEGVENASQEVALTHLECDSAQGFKYGHPMSKAAMLDLLMKPGQRPPRN from the coding sequence ATGTGCGCAGAGGAATTAATACCGGCAGGCGGCCAACGCGACACAGACATTCAGATGTCTCGCTATGAACGAATGCTCGCTAGCTCGGACACAGCTGCCGTCTGTGCCGGCTCAGACAACCTTATCATTTCCTGGAATTCGGGAGCTGAAAAGCTTTTCGGGTTCGCCGAATCTCAGGTACTGGGCAGACCTCTCTCCTTGATCATCCCTCCAAAACACCGCGCGGCTCATGATGCCGGCCTGGCAAGAGCGGCACGCTCTGGGGAAGCACGGCTTGCTGGCCACTGGGTCGAGATCATCGCCCAGCACGCGGATGGTCGGGAGTTCCCCGTCGATCTCGCGCTCTCCATGTGGTTCGAGTCCGGGCAACCGATGTTCGGAGCCTTGCTTCGCGACGTAACCGATCGATACGATGCAAAGCGTCGATTGGAGCACCTGGCCCATTGCGACACTCTCACGGCATTGCCGAACCGTAACGCCCTGTATGCTAAGCTGGCGTCAACGAACCGACAATCCCCATGCGCGCTCGTCCTACTCGATCTAGACGGCTTTAAACATGTGAACGATACCCTTGGCCATAGTGTGGGCGACCTGCTGCTTGCCCAGGTTGCGTTGCGTTTGAGTAGGTTGACGCCGGCGGAAGGGTACTTGGCCCGCTTGGGCGGAGACGAGTTCGCAGTGCTACTGCCGGAGTGCGAAGATCCACTCGTTGTAGATGCCGTGGCCTCGGGGTTCATTCGGGATCTTCAGGCGCCATTTGAATTAGCCGATCAATCCGTCTTCGTCGGCGCGAGCATTGGCATCGCAATGAGCTCAGACAAACCATTCGCCGTCGACCAACTCATATCGCGCGCGGACATGGCGCTCTACAGCGCAAAAGGCGAGGGCGGTAACAGACGGACGTTCTTCACCAAAAACATGCAAACCGACGCCGAACGCCGTCATCGTCTCAGCGTTGAGTTGCGCCACGCATTGGCGAACCGTGAGTTCCAGCTGCTCTATCAGCCGCAAGTGTCTCTGCTCACGAAGGAAGTCACCGGAGCGGAAGCCCTGCTTAGGTGGCGACATCCGACGCACGGCCTCCTCCTCCCTAGCGAGTTCATCGGCTTGCTCGAAGAGAGCATCGCAGCCGAGGAAGTCGGAGACTGGGTCATTCGGGAGGCTTGTGGGGCTGCGGCGGAGTGGAAACGTCTAGCAGGGCGCGACGTTCAGGTCGGCGTGAATCTTTTCTCAGCTCAACTCCGATCGGGACGCCTATTTGACGTTGTTTCCTCGGCCATCAAAGACCAGCTGCTATCGTCAAAACAGCTAGAGCTAGAAATAACGGAAACCACAGTGCTGAGCTATAATAGCCAATCGACAAAAGCGCTGCGGCAATTGAAGAAGCTTGGTGTGGGGATTGCCTTTGACGATTTCGGCACTGGCTTCGCCTCACTTAGTCTTTTACAGAAGTATCCTCTGACACGCCTGAAGATTGACCGGAGCTTCGTAGCCCGTATCCACCGAAAGACTGGTGATGCCGCGATCGTGGGAGCCATCATTCAGATGGCGAAGGCGTTTGGCTTGTCCGTCATTGCAGAAGGCGTGGAAAACGCCTCTCAGGAGGTGGCGCTCACCCATTTAGAATGTGATTCCGCCCAGGGCTTCAAATATGGGCACCCCATGTCGAAAGCCGCGATGCTCGATCTCCTCATGAAGCCCGGTCAACGCCCCCCTAGAAATTGA
- a CDS encoding LysR family transcriptional regulator, with protein MRRGDLDDLAAFATVARVRSFTRAAAELGLSPSALSHAMKALETRLGVRLLARTTRSVAATAAGELLLCSIDPALAQVTSGLAALADWRDAPSGTIRLTTFGYAARTILAPRLPRFLLDHPDVSVEVIVEDRLIDLVAGGFDAGIRLSETVQRDMIAVPVGPPLRTVVVGTPEYFAHRDPPQTPDDLADHVCINYRLLGGGGLLPWEFNVHGREIKTRVPGQLIVNDEVLAAAATRAGAGLGYMMEHDVADEIAEGRLVQVLAAFCMPYPGCQLYYPDRRVSPALRALIDCLRWRESRDPEFAAPTVSLA; from the coding sequence ATGCGACGCGGCGACCTCGACGATCTGGCGGCGTTCGCGACGGTTGCGCGCGTGCGCAGCTTCACGCGCGCGGCGGCAGAACTAGGCCTTTCTCCATCGGCACTCAGCCACGCGATGAAGGCGCTGGAAACCCGGCTCGGCGTGCGCCTGCTGGCCAGAACGACGCGCTCCGTGGCTGCGACTGCCGCTGGCGAACTGCTTCTGTGCTCGATCGATCCGGCGTTGGCGCAGGTCACAAGCGGACTGGCCGCGCTTGCCGACTGGCGCGATGCGCCGTCGGGCACGATACGGCTTACCACCTTCGGCTATGCCGCGCGCACCATCCTGGCGCCCCGCCTGCCGCGCTTCCTGCTCGACCATCCCGACGTATCGGTGGAGGTCATCGTGGAAGATCGCCTGATCGACCTTGTCGCCGGCGGCTTCGACGCTGGCATCCGGCTTAGCGAGACCGTTCAGCGCGACATGATCGCCGTGCCCGTCGGGCCGCCGCTGCGAACCGTGGTGGTGGGAACGCCGGAATATTTCGCACACCGCGATCCCCCGCAAACGCCAGACGATCTCGCGGATCATGTCTGCATCAATTACCGCCTGCTGGGCGGGGGCGGGCTGCTGCCGTGGGAGTTCAACGTGCATGGCCGCGAGATCAAGACGCGGGTGCCAGGCCAACTGATCGTCAACGACGAGGTGTTGGCCGCGGCTGCAACACGCGCTGGCGCGGGTCTCGGCTACATGATGGAACATGACGTAGCCGACGAGATTGCGGAAGGCCGGCTGGTGCAGGTGCTGGCGGCATTTTGCATGCCCTATCCAGGTTGCCAGCTTTACTATCCCGATCGTCGTGTCAGCCCGGCTCTCCGCGCCTTGATTGACTGCCTCCGCTGGCGGGAATCCCGAGATCCAGAATTTGCCGCTCCGACTGTGTCACTCGCGTAA
- a CDS encoding aldo/keto reductase, producing the protein MDLTQYRTLGRSGLVVSPLALGTMTFGAGRWGADAATSRRIFDAYLDTGGNFLDTADVYSGGESEAMLGRFLRDSGRRDRMVVATKSGFPREEGNPLAGGNSARNIRDGLEGSLRRLGTDHIDLYWTHVWDRTTPPEEVLRALTDAVRRGDILYYGFSNAPAWYTAQIATLARAHGLPEPIGLQYSYSLIDRGVELDVLPAGQALGMGLVAWSPLGFGMLTGKYGREKLADFGPAGSVPNKSGDTAANGSDGRLNGDNPYGGMLFTEGNFQIVDALRAVAGALGRPMAQVALAWVTSRPGVSSVLMGASRPEQVMENAASLDIVLSRDQLAQLDTAGQLPTLNPYFIFRMPRQQIFGGSHVRAWADAGF; encoded by the coding sequence ATGGATCTTACCCAATATCGCACGCTTGGCCGATCTGGCCTGGTGGTGAGCCCCCTGGCGCTGGGCACGATGACCTTCGGCGCAGGCCGCTGGGGCGCGGACGCGGCGACCTCTCGCCGCATCTTCGACGCGTATCTCGACACGGGAGGCAATTTCCTCGACACGGCCGACGTCTATTCGGGCGGTGAGAGCGAGGCGATGTTGGGTCGCTTCCTGCGCGACAGCGGCCGGCGCGACCGGATGGTGGTCGCGACCAAGTCGGGTTTTCCGCGGGAGGAGGGCAACCCGCTGGCCGGAGGCAATTCGGCGCGCAACATCCGCGACGGGCTGGAAGGGTCGCTCCGGCGGCTGGGAACCGACCATATCGACCTGTACTGGACCCATGTCTGGGATCGCACGACCCCGCCCGAGGAAGTCCTCCGCGCCCTGACCGACGCGGTCCGGCGGGGGGATATCCTCTACTACGGCTTCTCCAACGCCCCGGCATGGTACACGGCGCAGATCGCGACGCTGGCACGCGCCCATGGCCTGCCGGAGCCGATCGGCCTTCAATATAGCTATTCGCTTATCGATCGGGGCGTGGAGCTCGACGTTCTGCCGGCCGGTCAGGCGCTCGGCATGGGGCTGGTGGCCTGGAGTCCACTCGGCTTCGGCATGCTGACCGGCAAGTATGGCCGCGAAAAGCTCGCCGACTTCGGTCCTGCCGGCAGCGTGCCGAACAAAAGCGGCGATACGGCCGCCAACGGCAGCGACGGCCGCCTGAACGGCGACAACCCGTATGGAGGCATGCTGTTCACGGAAGGAAACTTCCAAATCGTCGATGCGCTGCGCGCCGTCGCCGGCGCGCTCGGCAGGCCGATGGCGCAAGTCGCGTTGGCTTGGGTCACGTCGCGGCCAGGCGTGTCCTCCGTGCTGATGGGGGCAAGCCGGCCCGAGCAGGTGATGGAAAACGCGGCCTCGCTCGACATCGTGCTCTCGCGGGATCAGCTGGCTCAGTTGGATACGGCGGGGCAACTCCCGACACTCAATCCCTACTTCATTTTCCGAATGCCGCGACAGCAGATCTTTGGCGGCAGCCATGTTCGAGCATGGGCGGACGCCGGCTTTTAA
- a CDS encoding DoxX family protein: protein MKLFAFVDTALEKARAVDFVAPLAIRLYLLPIFYEGAHAKLTGFEGLVQWFGAPVAQGGLNMPAPLLMATLATATETAGCICLALGLFTRLISVPLMVTMTVAGLSVHWSHGWAAIAGKTAESTLRLQAFMEWLAQNFPGRFNYITQYGDPVVLNNGIEFTVTYVILLAVLFFYGGGRYVSLDYWLGRLRAHPQAKLVAARA, encoded by the coding sequence ATGAAATTGTTCGCCTTTGTCGACACCGCGCTGGAGAAGGCCCGCGCGGTGGACTTCGTCGCGCCGCTCGCCATCCGGCTCTATCTGCTCCCGATCTTCTACGAGGGCGCGCATGCGAAGCTGACCGGCTTCGAAGGGCTGGTACAATGGTTCGGCGCACCCGTGGCGCAGGGCGGGCTGAACATGCCCGCGCCGCTGCTGATGGCCACCCTCGCCACTGCGACCGAAACCGCCGGCTGCATCTGCCTGGCACTGGGGCTGTTCACCCGCCTGATCTCGGTTCCGCTGATGGTGACGATGACGGTCGCGGGCCTTTCCGTGCACTGGTCTCACGGCTGGGCCGCAATCGCCGGGAAGACCGCCGAATCCACGCTGCGGCTCCAGGCGTTCATGGAATGGCTGGCGCAGAACTTCCCCGGCCGCTTCAACTACATCACGCAATATGGCGACCCAGTGGTACTGAACAACGGCATCGAGTTCACGGTCACCTATGTGATCCTGCTCGCCGTCCTCTTCTTCTACGGCGGCGGCCGCTATGTGAGCCTGGACTATTGGCTCGGACGGTTGCGGGCGCACCCGCAAGCGAAACTGGTCGCGGCGCGCGCCTGA
- a CDS encoding putative DNA-binding domain-containing protein, with the protein MSLPDPVAPRAMVAEFNSFCRAARANGSGLYGQLLRENVADALRASFPLFTDRIGSAALEAEIDAFLLRHQGTRPQFHHIATEFLLFFQRHGPATRERTALLEYEWALLAAEIDPAAVPLPFTTMDDIALNPTTRLVLLRFDPARPTAAGGGVDRPHAIFRTADHQVLTLALTLPDCLVIEHVREVEAVPSVSLFDALDPYLSLFELQTSLARGFACGLFCPPHKTIGDPA; encoded by the coding sequence ATGTCCTTGCCTGATCCCGTCGCGCCGCGAGCCATGGTCGCCGAGTTCAACAGCTTCTGCAGGGCCGCCCGCGCGAACGGGTCTGGCCTCTACGGCCAGCTGCTGCGCGAAAACGTCGCCGATGCACTGCGGGCGAGCTTTCCGTTGTTCACCGACCGTATTGGCAGCGCAGCACTGGAAGCGGAGATAGACGCCTTTCTCCTGCGACATCAGGGGACGCGCCCACAATTCCACCACATCGCTACCGAGTTCCTGCTCTTCTTCCAGCGCCACGGCCCGGCGACGCGGGAACGGACTGCGCTGCTCGAATATGAATGGGCGCTGCTCGCCGCCGAGATTGACCCCGCAGCGGTGCCGCTTCCGTTCACGACCATGGACGACATCGCCCTCAACCCGACGACGCGCCTCGTCTTGTTGCGGTTCGATCCTGCGCGACCGACTGCCGCCGGTGGCGGGGTCGATCGGCCGCATGCCATTTTTCGCACCGCCGATCATCAGGTGCTCACCCTCGCGCTGACGCTGCCCGACTGCCTGGTGATCGAACATGTCCGCGAAGTCGAGGCCGTGCCCTCGGTGTCGCTCTTCGACGCGCTGGACCCGTATCTCTCGCTATTCGAACTCCAGACCAGCCTGGCGCGTGGTTTCGCCTGCGGCCTGTTCTGTCCACCCCACAAGACCATCGGAGACCCCGCATGA
- a CDS encoding DUF692 domain-containing protein yields MRPLTAASRGLGLRPEFVDTLVETPAIQGLDFFEIAPENWMQLGGRKRDQLDRIAERYPLIAHGLSLSIADTEPLNTAFVRDVARFLDDYGVAIYSDHLSAARDGTGYLYDLLPVPRRAENLPYLADRIARVQDITGRQLVLENISAYHRYPGEMAEGAFFAELVARSGCGILLDINNAYVNACNHGTDAGAFLRALPPDAIVYYHIAGHLELADGMLLDTHGTPVAEAVVELARETWALHGPRPLLLERDNFVPELGALLQDLGRIATAIDEDRHVLA; encoded by the coding sequence ATGCGGCCGCTGACCGCCGCGTCGCGCGGACTCGGGCTTCGGCCCGAGTTCGTCGACACCCTCGTCGAAACTCCGGCCATCCAAGGCCTGGATTTCTTCGAGATCGCCCCCGAGAACTGGATGCAGCTCGGCGGCCGCAAGCGCGACCAGCTCGATCGCATTGCCGAGCGCTACCCGCTGATCGCGCACGGCCTGAGCCTGTCGATCGCCGATACCGAGCCGCTCAACACCGCGTTCGTGCGCGATGTCGCCCGGTTCCTCGACGATTATGGCGTCGCCATCTACAGCGATCATCTGAGCGCCGCGCGCGACGGCACCGGGTATCTCTACGATCTGCTCCCGGTGCCGCGCCGCGCAGAGAACCTGCCCTATCTGGCAGACCGCATCGCCCGGGTGCAGGACATTACCGGGCGCCAGCTCGTCCTGGAGAACATCTCCGCCTATCACCGCTACCCCGGCGAGATGGCCGAAGGCGCGTTCTTCGCCGAGTTGGTCGCCCGCTCCGGGTGCGGCATCCTGCTCGACATCAACAACGCCTATGTGAATGCGTGCAACCACGGCACCGATGCCGGCGCCTTCCTCCGCGCGCTGCCTCCCGATGCGATCGTCTATTATCACATCGCCGGGCACCTTGAGTTGGCTGACGGCATGCTGCTCGACACCCATGGCACCCCGGTCGCCGAAGCGGTGGTCGAGCTCGCACGCGAGACCTGGGCGCTGCACGGCCCCCGCCCGCTGTTGCTCGAACGCGACAACTTTGTGCCCGAACTGGGCGCGCTGCTTCAAGATCTCGGCCGGATCGCGACTGCCATCGACGAGGACCGCCATGTCCTTGCCTGA
- a CDS encoding MBL fold metallo-hydrolase — protein sequence MKPSLPHSALIAALALAGCSGSSAPAGNAASPAAAADDSVSCKTGITLQLLGSGGPITDDARASSGAVVWIDGKARLLIDAGGGTYLRYGEAGARLEDLDFIGISHFHTDHVADLPAILKGAYFLSGRHDVALVGPSGNANFPSMTAFFDREFGRGHGAFEYLSGLANGTEGLQLSVRPSDVNVASPTATKVWQGDGVTISAFGIPHGDVPALAYRIETPKGVMVLSADQNGSRKEFVDFAKGADLLMMPAAIDDDADAQSRFLHATPTVVGKIAAEINPKLLVLDHFMGRSLKDKDKNVATIQRYYHGPVYAGRDLSCFPLSH from the coding sequence ATGAAGCCGTCCCTCCCCCACTCCGCCCTTATCGCCGCGCTGGCACTAGCCGGATGTTCCGGTTCCTCCGCGCCCGCCGGTAACGCCGCGTCACCCGCCGCCGCAGCCGACGATTCCGTCAGCTGCAAGACTGGCATCACCCTCCAGCTGCTCGGCTCCGGCGGCCCCATCACCGACGATGCCCGTGCCTCCTCAGGCGCAGTGGTATGGATCGACGGGAAGGCCCGCCTGCTGATCGACGCCGGCGGAGGCACCTATCTACGCTATGGCGAAGCGGGCGCCCGGCTCGAAGACCTCGACTTTATCGGCATCTCGCATTTCCACACTGATCACGTGGCGGACCTGCCGGCGATCCTGAAGGGCGCCTATTTCCTGAGCGGTCGCCACGACGTGGCGCTGGTAGGACCGAGCGGAAACGCCAACTTCCCGAGCATGACCGCCTTTTTCGATCGCGAGTTCGGCCGCGGCCATGGCGCCTTCGAATACCTCAGCGGGCTGGCGAACGGTACGGAGGGCTTGCAGCTGTCGGTGCGGCCGTCGGACGTCAACGTCGCCAGCCCTACCGCTACCAAGGTCTGGCAGGGTGACGGCGTCACCATCTCCGCCTTCGGAATCCCGCACGGGGATGTGCCCGCGCTCGCCTATCGCATCGAGACGCCCAAGGGCGTGATGGTGCTCTCGGCCGACCAGAATGGCAGCCGCAAGGAATTCGTCGACTTCGCCAAGGGCGCCGACCTGCTGATGATGCCTGCCGCGATCGACGACGATGCCGATGCGCAGTCTCGCTTCCTGCATGCGACGCCGACTGTGGTCGGCAAGATCGCGGCCGAGATCAACCCGAAGCTGCTTGTCCTCGATCACTTCATGGGCCGCTCCCTGAAGGACAAGGACAAGAACGTCGCGACCATCCAGCGTTACTATCACGGCCCTGTCTATGCCGGCCGCGATCTCTCCTGCTTCCCGCTTTCCCACTGA
- a CDS encoding YeiH family protein, whose product MSTQSLSRHPSLPGSPLLPGLALCLAVTGGAFLLQRIEEAVFGRAWLEALVLAILIGTAVRTAWTPDRRWFPGITFSAKFLLELAVVLLGASVSAATILAAGPGLLFGIAGVVCVAIASSYLIGRMLGLPTRMALLVACGNSICGNSAIAAVAPVIGADGDDVAASIGFTAVLGVIVVLTLPLIAFGLHLSGHQFGALAGLTVYAVPQVIAAAAPGGAAAIQMGTLVKLVRVLMLGPVCLILSLIAPKLREEADELPPHVTTGQRPIRDRLPLHHLVPWFILGFLGMVGLRSFGLIPHAALAPANEAATLLTVVSMAALGLGVDVRTVAHSGGRVTAAVVLSLLVLGAISLGLIHLLGLA is encoded by the coding sequence GTGAGTACGCAGAGCCTGTCCCGCCACCCATCGCTGCCCGGCAGCCCCTTGCTGCCCGGCCTCGCACTGTGCCTTGCCGTTACCGGCGGCGCCTTCCTCCTGCAGCGGATCGAAGAGGCGGTGTTCGGGCGGGCCTGGCTGGAAGCACTGGTCCTCGCCATCCTGATCGGCACCGCCGTGCGTACCGCCTGGACGCCGGACCGGCGCTGGTTCCCCGGCATCACGTTCAGCGCCAAGTTCCTGCTCGAGCTCGCGGTCGTGCTCCTCGGCGCCTCGGTAAGCGCCGCGACGATCCTTGCCGCCGGGCCGGGTCTGTTGTTCGGCATCGCCGGCGTGGTCTGCGTGGCGATCGCCAGCAGCTACCTGATCGGCCGGATGCTAGGGCTACCGACGCGCATGGCGCTGCTGGTCGCCTGCGGCAATTCGATCTGCGGCAACTCGGCGATCGCGGCGGTGGCGCCGGTGATCGGCGCGGACGGCGACGACGTCGCCGCGTCGATCGGCTTTACCGCCGTGCTTGGGGTCATCGTCGTCCTGACGCTGCCGCTCATCGCCTTCGGCCTCCACCTGAGCGGCCACCAGTTCGGCGCGCTTGCCGGCCTTACTGTCTATGCCGTGCCGCAGGTGATCGCCGCAGCCGCACCGGGCGGCGCCGCCGCCATCCAGATGGGCACGCTGGTCAAGCTGGTGCGCGTGCTGATGCTCGGCCCGGTCTGCCTGATCCTGTCGCTGATCGCACCGAAGCTGCGCGAAGAAGCCGACGAACTTCCCCCGCATGTCACGACCGGCCAGCGCCCAATCCGAGACCGGCTGCCGCTGCATCACCTGGTGCCATGGTTCATCCTCGGCTTCCTCGGCATGGTGGGCCTGCGCTCCTTCGGCCTGATCCCGCATGCCGCGCTCGCCCCGGCGAACGAAGCCGCCACGCTGCTCACCGTCGTCTCGATGGCCGCGCTGGGCCTGGGGGTCGACGTCCGCACAGTGGCCCATTCCGGCGGCCGCGTGACCGCCGCGGTGGTCCTCTCGCTCCTGGTACTCGGGGCGATCAGCCTCGGCCTCATCCACTTGCTGGGGCTGGCCTGA
- a CDS encoding LysR substrate-binding domain-containing protein gives MTLEQLRIFVAVAEREHMTRAAEAVGVTQSAASAAIATLEARHDVKLFHRVGRGIELTDAGHFFLGEARAVLVRAAEAEVALGEVAGLKRGHLRLVASQTIAAYWLPERLAAFHRRYPDIELSVAIANTEGAAGSVRDGDAELGFVEGMVDDPALAHWKIGEDRMLLVSSTPAEAITNAWLAEAPWVMREPGSGTRSTFEAAIRDRGLVPRELNVVLTLPSNESVLAAVRAGVGAALLSQLVVTPLLEARALFALPLALPPRPFHGLRQKERYRSKAADALLDVIKDFDAQADWVI, from the coding sequence ATGACCCTCGAACAGCTTCGCATCTTCGTTGCCGTTGCCGAACGCGAGCACATGACGCGCGCGGCCGAGGCGGTCGGCGTCACCCAGTCCGCCGCCTCCGCCGCCATCGCCACGCTGGAGGCACGCCACGACGTCAAGCTGTTCCACCGCGTTGGTCGCGGCATCGAGCTGACCGATGCAGGCCACTTCTTTCTCGGCGAGGCCCGCGCCGTTCTCGTCCGTGCGGCCGAGGCGGAGGTGGCGCTCGGCGAAGTCGCGGGGCTGAAGCGGGGCCATCTGCGGCTGGTCGCCAGCCAGACCATCGCGGCCTACTGGCTGCCCGAGCGGCTGGCGGCGTTCCACCGCCGCTATCCCGATATCGAACTGTCGGTGGCGATCGCCAACACCGAAGGCGCCGCCGGCAGCGTCCGCGACGGCGATGCCGAACTCGGTTTCGTCGAGGGCATGGTCGACGATCCGGCGCTTGCCCACTGGAAGATCGGCGAAGACCGCATGCTGCTGGTGAGCAGCACGCCTGCCGAGGCGATCACCAATGCCTGGCTGGCGGAAGCGCCCTGGGTGATGCGCGAACCCGGCTCCGGCACGCGCTCCACCTTCGAAGCGGCGATCCGCGATCGCGGCCTGGTCCCGCGCGAGCTCAACGTCGTGTTGACCTTGCCCTCCAACGAATCCGTCCTGGCCGCGGTGCGCGCGGGCGTCGGCGCGGCGCTGCTGTCGCAGCTGGTCGTCACCCCGCTCCTGGAAGCCCGCGCATTGTTCGCCCTACCCCTGGCGCTTCCCCCGCGTCCTTTCCATGGTCTGCGGCAGAAGGAGCGCTATCGCAGCAAGGCGGCCGACGCGCTGCTCGACGTCATCAAGGACTTCGACGCCCAGGCAGACTGGGTGATCTGA
- a CDS encoding cytochrome b/b6 domain-containing protein — translation MTRSSPDFHPVLRVLHWLMAALVLTMLFIGVFMVSTSGPAYVMLLDLHRPIGIAILILVLLRLPLRLATGAPALPEDLAPLQKRIAWGSHVLLYAALFALPLIGWGMLSAGGYPVRLGGGIVLPPILPHDLTLYALLRAAHTAIALAFFALMLLHLAAALMHGLVRRDGVLRSMTTGHAPSPAAPPADDDKSEQTATLPA, via the coding sequence ATGACCCGCTCTTCCCCCGATTTCCACCCCGTACTGCGGGTGCTGCACTGGCTGATGGCGGCACTGGTACTGACGATGCTGTTCATCGGCGTCTTCATGGTCTCGACCAGCGGACCGGCCTATGTGATGCTGCTGGATCTGCACCGGCCGATCGGCATCGCGATCCTAATCCTGGTGCTGCTGCGCCTGCCCCTCCGCCTCGCGACGGGGGCGCCGGCATTGCCCGAAGATCTTGCGCCGCTGCAGAAGCGCATCGCCTGGGGATCGCATGTGCTGCTCTATGCCGCGTTGTTCGCCTTGCCGCTGATCGGCTGGGGCATGTTGTCGGCCGGCGGCTATCCCGTGCGGCTGGGCGGCGGAATCGTGCTGCCGCCGATCCTGCCGCACGACCTGACGCTCTATGCGCTGTTACGTGCGGCCCACACCGCGATCGCGCTCGCCTTCTTCGCGCTGATGCTGCTGCACCTGGCCGCGGCCCTGATGCATGGGCTGGTTCGACGCGACGGCGTGTTGCGGAGCATGACGACGGGGCACGCCCCGTCGCCGGCCGCGCCGCCCGCAGACGATGACAAAAGCGAGCAAACCGCTACGCTCCCGGCATGA